The sequence TGCTGATAGACTGGGAGCAATATGGCAAATGGGAAAAAAAAGAATCTGTCACATCCAGTACATGAGGATGCTTGGGCctaaagcagggatgaggaacatttttcagccaAGCACCACATTAAATCAATGGCAAACTTCAAGGGTCACATGCCACTGATggatggggccagagacaaaagtgggtatGGCagtgaatgtgaattttacccCTGTAAAGTAGGTTAGTTTCTACACACTCTCACACCCCTCTGTATACCCCCATCCAGACAAAAAAAGAGacattatcagagctcaagggcacattccagccagggaaaaCACTCAAAGAAGGTGTGAAACAGGGTTGGAGAGGGGATTTGGTTGGTGAGGATGtgtggcccatggacagtctcaAAAGGCATGTAGAGAGGCTAAagagctgcatttggcccccacaACTGAGGATCTAAAGGATCCCAGTAAAAAATCCTCCCATCTTCATTAGGGGTGTTACTGCAGGTTGCACTATCTCTTGATTTACTTAGACTGTGGCAGGTGTCATCCAGTCACATCTTCCCATTCCTTTATAAAGGGGAAGTTGTGGCTGCATCAAAGCCATCTTCCACTGTCATATATGCAAGTTTATAGCATCTAGACACAAATGACTGATTAAAATCTATGGTAGCTGCAAGAAATATGTATATAGGTAAAGTCAGTTGAATAAAACTATGCTTTTATAAGCTTATATCTCCAAGAAgtaaaaattaattcaaatattAATAAACAGAAGCTTCGGTGGTGATTAAGGTAGAAGGTTTTCACATGTTTTTACTAAGGAATTCAGTACGATCACCAGTGTTACATAGGTTTTAGGTCGTCCAGGTTTCAATAGGAAATTGCAGTGCTATACCAAACAACCTTGAATAATCTTCAACACCGCAATTACTATCAGCTCCAGCATGTACGGCTAGGATATAGGGAGAATGGGTGTTGCGGGAAGCCACAGATATTCACCCCTGGACTCAAGATCTATATAGATGAAGTAAACATGCAATGTAACCCTACAATCCAAGGTACACTTTTCTGATATTAATTCCCATTCAATGCAGTGATGTCCACTTctgagtaaaaacaacaacaacatagtactAGACAAAACTTATGCAAGCCATCTAGGCAATTGAAACAGTTACCTAAATTTGAGAATGGTTTTTGTCTAAGAATTGGTGGGAAATATTGGTCAGAAACTTCCAGAATGCCATTTTGAGTTCCTTGTTTCTTATGCTATAAATGAGTGGGTTCATTACTGGTGGCACCATGCAATAGAATGAAGAAACCAATAGGTCAAATGCCGATGGGGAGCTGGAGGTTGGTCTGAAATAGACAAAGTTACCACTTACCAAGAACCGGGAGATAACAATAAGATGAGGTAAACAAGTTGAGAATACTTTTTGCTTCCCGTGACTGGATGGGATTTTCAGGACTGCTCTGAAGATCTGAACATAAGAAAAAGCAATAAGAGCAAAGGAGATGAAAGCTAAACAAGCTCCAAAAGTCAGAACCCAAATCACAGGGATATCTGAGTCAGAGCAAGAGATCTTCAGTAGCTGTGGGATTTCACAGAAAAACTGATTGATGACATTAGAACAGAACTCAACTCTGAATGTTGATCCGGTGTACATTGTTGCATAGAAAAGTCCACCAATCCATGCACTGGATGCCATCTGAATGCAAGCTTTCTTGTTCATGACAGTCTCATAATGCAGTGGATTGCAGATGGCAACATAGCGATCATATGCCATAACAACAAGGAGGAAATAATGAGACAACAtgaagaaaacaaggaagaatacTTGACAGACACATCCGGAGTAAGAGATGGTTTGTGTCTTCATCAAGGAATTTGCAATGGACTTGGGAACTGTAACCGATATGGAGCCAATGTCTTGCAATGACAGGTTGGCCAGAAAGAAGTACATGGGTGTATGAAGCTGATGACTGTAGAAGATGACTGTGATGATCATAATATTTTCTGTGAGGGCCACCAAATATATTATGACAAAAAGGTTGATGTGAAATACCTGCACTTCCCAAATATCAGGGAATCCATGTAGAAGGAATCCACTTACTCTTGACTGGTTCATCATTGTGTCTCAGACCTTGGTGCCTAGGAAAAGGAAGCTACCACACTACTTCTTTCTCTTCCAGTTGTATCAGGAAATATTTCTCTTTGTACTGAATGTGGTAAAGGGTGGAATGTATAGCAATGAGCTTTAACGACGTCTCACTTCTAATTATACCCAGGAGGTTTAATTCTCATGAGCCTCCTATATACAGCTCAGCAGATGTGGATCAAATGTGTATTTGAGGGTTGAAGTGCACCTATAATGACTATGATCCAAAGTTCTGCTTTGACTTATGTAAGGAGCTTGCACCAGAGTGGggtgttccttttaaaaaaatgttcctaaAGCAGTTTACTCTATggcatgttaggatatttccgttccaccttaaaagggagcaggatgtttgtgtcacagcctgcgtatttcctgtctcacaggatgtttctgttgtcagttgctttcgtttctcctgtttgcctgagcagccggagcaggcggtcatggtttctttgttctgaccaacgctaaataaacttgtaaatatgctctcctgctgtgcatcttttgctgtgtgaattctgctgatagagtgtgcacaagtccaagaatgtagctatcttttcttgaggcttcgtgccgctgattgctgatattgcctgactacgggaggtcgatggatcgtccggcaccgagcttgggggctcagatggactttatctccctggcagtatcccaacaacaggtttcgggcccagattcacggcacttacaggagagtaagacagtgacagactgctgaggtatgtgttgggaaagcgaaagcagaggcttttctgtttgccgcggaaaagGTCTTTGATGTCCagctggtctaattggcctgggagccgagccagaggcatcgtgatttatgggctgccgagataagacgtctttgaaggcataaagacgCACGGCTCAAGCAAAAGGCTGGAATGGAGAATTTCCatgcttcggaggccactgagtgcccgaagttaaatcggcacaattatcagacctgggcaaaatggtgtgagagtttgctgcgtcagtttggagtctggcatactgtgtctgaagccactccagttcctcggacagagaaatgggaggcccagaattcgagggccatagacataatagtcttatccgtctctctggaggatataaaaacgcttgctggaaatctcacggcacgtgacatgtgggatgctttgaaaaaggcccatcTGCCAATcgtcccagcccagagtttgaatgcatcggaggtcctggctgtttcccagaatgcgagtgattgcagggatgctgagggcactggttgcaagctgcagggggagcagactgtaacgtcatcccaggcagcattccagcctccagggggagccaaggagtcggcagctgagagctctgtttctcgtgagaaccaaggtcatcgccggaaggccagaggtaaacagagcaagatgcctgcagatggcctgaagcagaaggggggtggagtggaaaacaaggctttgtttgctggcacagcttcaccaaaggcaaaaGGCACgcctgatggccaggagcaggggggcaagctgcaaaagcccacgctggtggaaaacaaggttttgcttgctgcaaaagctgctccaaaggccaaggccaggtttattgttgactctggggccagtcgccatcttgcgaaggaccgccatctgtttatctccttcacacctcaagatggtgagatccacctggctgatggaaggactttgcaaattgcaggagttgggactgtgaaacttgcaagtctgcatactaccatcagagatgtactttttgttccaggagctgcggacaatttgcttagtgtcccacagctgactgggcgtggttttgaggtatccttcaagaggactgtctgtgtcatcaggaaaggcaaagaggacattttgcatgcaaagtttatgcatggcttattctgtataacttatgatgacagtgctgttaatgtgtctaatgctgatacttgttgtgttgcacaaactaacaaggttcttcatgcaggatgcattcacgatgcacatcgaagatttggtcacctgtcttggcaagcgctggccaagatgcctgggttggttgaaggtttgaacatcaaaccctgtaaatttcacatgaaatgtgtatcctgtgcagagaacaaggtgaaggttgctccaaaaggcaaggagtctagcaggcaggcttccaaaccctaccagctagtgcacgcagacctggtaggtcctcttgcgccctctttgggaggagcaaggtacttcatggttctaattgattctttttccaggtacattcatgtgtttatgctcgagaaGAAattgcaagcatttcctaggttcaaggcattctgtgcttggttggagaatgctcacggtaaacgtatcggctgtctgtttactgatcgaggcggggagttcacttctcagcagtttgaagctttcctgactgagaagggaatccagcatgacttgtcaacgcctagatcgccatggatgaatgggcttgcggagcgagcaaatgaaacgttgctgcaaggaatgaaaaccttgttgcatgatgcaaacctccctgagaagttctggggggaggctctggcgaattttgtttattcttttaacaggagactgtcatcacctattggttgtactccctatgagaagatgtttggtaacaaaccaaatgtcaagcacatgagaatctttggttctgacatgtgggtacacaccccacagagcaacaagcttgggaagcgtggggcacatggtttgttcatggggtacgaaaaaggtgcatacagagtatggatgactaactctaaatccataaagttcacaaggagtgttgagtacaatcctaagtgggggggaaatgtgggaattttccagagttacccagaggaggatgaaggtgatgtgaaaaaagcagatcatgctgagaaagctgaggaaactgaggatgaggatgatgatgatgatgatgatgatgatcagagttcggattccagttccgtgggcggcgctgctgctggtgtcagtgacagtgatgacacagcagactacaagagcgcaaaggcctcagtcagaccatctgatgcgtctgacaatgaactggaagaaccactgttcaccattggtcatttttctcctaagagaGAGGAGTTGAGTCCATAAGACTTGCGTCtgattcgcaggtctgaaagggcgaccaaaggcaaacctccaaagagatttgctgatgagtttgctaagacggcaactgctcttcttagtagctcagagaaggtctgggaaccttctagcttcaaagaggttcaggagttaacctttaaagatgctgagccttggcttaatgccatgaaggctgaagttgattccttgaataggaaccaaacttgggaactggtaccggtagtcccagggatgagactggttggcagcaaatgggtcttcaaggccaagacagaccagaatggcaaggttgtcagacacaaagccagattggttgccagaggtttttcacaggtaccaggacaggattaccacgagacctactcacccacggtcaaatatgagagcgttcagctgatgctcaagatcgctgcggaggagaaactgcatgtttcccatcatgacattaatacagctttttttgtacgggattttgggggaggagctgtatatgcttccacctgatgggatgcagatacagaagggaatggtctgtaaactgcggaaatccttatatggtctcaagcagagtgccaggtgttggaacacaaaactcactgagacgttgctttctctaggttttcaccagggcaaagctgatccatgtgtgtttgtcaaggaggaggggcaaaacaaactgtattgtttatgttttgttgatgatcttctgatgttttggaagaatcaggctttttaccaaagcaccctagctcaactgaaggagcactttgacatgaaggatcttggtgaggtatccaactatctttctctgcaggtggagagagaccaagcaggtaattttctggtacaccaaacacagaaaattgctgatgtattaaccaggttgaatttggttgatgcaaacccagcagacacaccgatggtgacaggttaccaggtagatagtactgctgaagcgttttctgacacaacgctgtacagatgcattctaggcaagttgaatttcattgctagatgttcaagacctgacattgctgtaagcactaacctgcttagcagacatgctaacaatcctactgttcaggattggaaagctctgaagtgcatagcccgctatttgaaagggactatgcactacaggctgaggttcaccagtcagaagactggaggtcttgaaatctttgcagatgcgagttttggaagtgacaccacgg comes from Podarcis raffonei isolate rPodRaf1 chromosome 13, rPodRaf1.pri, whole genome shotgun sequence and encodes:
- the LOC128398720 gene encoding olfactory receptor 14C36-like, with amino-acid sequence MMNQSRVSGFLLHGFPDIWEVQVFHINLFVIIYLVALTENIMIITVIFYSHQLHTPMYFFLANLSLQDIGSISVTVPKSIANSLMKTQTISYSGCVCQVFFLVFFMLSHYFLLVVMAYDRYVAICNPLHYETVMNKKACIQMASSAWIGGLFYATMYTGSTFRVEFCSNVINQFFCEIPQLLKISCSDSDIPVIWVLTFGACLAFISFALIAFSYVQIFRAVLKIPSSHGKQKVFSTCLPHLIVISRFLVSGNFVYFRPTSSSPSAFDLLVSSFYCMVPPVMNPLIYSIRNKELKMAFWKFLTNISHQFLDKNHSQI